A DNA window from Trichomycterus rosablanca isolate fTriRos1 chromosome 11, fTriRos1.hap1, whole genome shotgun sequence contains the following coding sequences:
- the LOC134322890 gene encoding protein Aster-B-like isoform X2, translated as MAASTASNSTRSSPACSPVLRKRCRSPTVPSLEGENMVEKGSESTDTSKSPSTPEQLVARTYSSQSTRSSSKNSKKSQSWYNVLSPTYKQRNEDFRKLFKQLPDTERLIVDYSCALQRDILLQGRLYLSENWICFYSNIFRWETLLTVRLKDICFMTKEKTARLIPNAIQVCTDTEKHFFTSFGARDRTYMMTFRLWQNALLDKPLCPKELWHFVHQCYGNELGLTSDDEDYVPPDDDLNTMGYSEEIPVEDNDVNDNTSKSSGDNKQDGSPPSQKRSITHSTTPPSSTDMPMSVSTFDISPEEYTDCLPDPELLALPLLSEERNCESTAGQIGPVPLASLDFNDNEDIPTELSDSSDTHDDEVEVQAFHDDLNGRQYINEVYKFGVDTMYAFLFTESQFMTDFMEQRRFTDVVFHPWKKGDAGNQRREIMYTISLSNPLAPKTATVCETQTLYKASQENECYIIDAEVVTRDVPYHDYFYTLNRYALTRVAKNKCRLRVSTELRYRKQPWGLVKGFIEKNFWSGLDENFRSLELELAKAEDLLLEAHRPSPKAKALKSATLRRRKRTLPHLRTPHPEETLSPVTTPTDEEVVHRIKHVAGSTQTRHTPEHAPGFGAFCSVSRLLLVVSLVLVLLVFLNMMLFYKLWMLEDSAQSLMTWQGLRLDESKFPQSQVEWAQLLESQQRFHEAELQKWREIIKSSVLLLDQMKDSLLGLQRGVSLRDCSSDSDEKPTHYG; from the exons ATGGCTGCCAG CACTGCCAGTAATTCCACCCGGAGCAGTCCCGCTTGCTCTCCGGTGCTGAGGAAGCGCTGTCGCTCGCCCACTGTGCCCAGTCTGGAGGGAGAGAACATGGTGGAGAAGGGCTCCGAGAGCACCGACACCTCCAAGTCACCCTCCACCCCGGAGCAGCTGGTCGCCCGAACGTACTCGTCTCAGTCCACGCGGAGCAGCTCCAAAAACTCCAAG aaAAGCCAGAGCTGGTACAAC GTTCTCAGTCCCACCTACAAGCAGAGAAATGAAGACTTCAGGAAGCTTTTCAAACAGCTGCCGGACACCGAGCGCCTCATCGTGG ATTATTCGTGCGCTCTGCAGAGGGACATCCTCCTGCAGGGCCGACTCTACCTTTCCGAGAACTGGATCTGTTTCTATAGCAACATCTTCCGCTGGGAGACTCTG CTGACGGTGCGTCTGAAGGACATCTGCTTCATGACGAAAGAGAAGACGGCGCGTCTCATCCCCAACGCCATCCAGGTGTGCACGGATACCGAGAAG CACTTTTTCACCTCGTTCGGGGCGAGGGACAGGACGTACATGATGACGTTCCGTCTCTGGCAGAATGCCCTGCTGGATAAG CCTCTGTGTCCTAAGGAGCTGTGGCACTTCGTCCATCAGTGCTACGGCAACGAGCTCGGACTGACCAGTGATGATGAGGACTACGTGCCCCCTGATGATGACCTCAACACCATGGG gtaCTCTGAGGAGATTCCAGTAGAAGACAATGACGTGAATGATAACACGTCTAAGAGCAGCGGAGACAATAAGCAGGACGGAAGCCCACCATCACAGAAGAGATCCATCACACACTCCACCACTCCACCCAGCAGCACCGACATGCCCATGTCTGTTAGTact TTCGATATCTCTCCTGAGGAGTACACGGACTGCCTGCCGGACCCGGAGCTCTTAGCACTGCCCCTACTGTCCGAGGAGAGGAACTGCGAGTCCACCGCGGGGCAGATAGGCCCCGTTCCCTTGGCCTCGCTCGACTTCAACGATAACGAAGACATTCCCACCGAACTCAGCGATTCATCCGACACACACGACGACG aagtGGAGGTGCAGGCGTTCCACGACGACCTGAACGGGCGCCAGTACATCAACGAGGTGTATAAGTTCGGCGTGGACACCATGTACGCGTTCCTCTTCACCGAGTCACAGTTCATGACTGACTTCATGGAGCAGAGAAGATTCACAG ACGTGGTGTTTCACCCGTGGAAGAAAGGCGACGCCGGGAACCAGAGGAGAGAGATCATGTACACCATCTCGCTGTCCAACCCTCTCGCTCCCAAAACCGCCACCGTCTGTGAGACTCAG ACTCTGTACAAGGCCAGCCAGGAGAACGAGTGCTACATCATCGACGCGGAGGTGGTCACGCGCGACGTTCCGTATCACGACTACTTCTACACGCTGAACCGCTACGCGCTGACACGCGTGGCCAAGAACAAGTGCCGCCTCAG GGTCTCGACAGAGCTGCGCTACAGGAAGCAGCCGTGGGGACTGGTGAAGGGGTTCATCGAGAAAAACTTCTGGAGTGGACTGGACGAGAACTTCAGGAGCCTGG AGCTTGAGCTGGCCAAAGCGGAAGACCTGCTGCTAGAAGCGCACAGGCCGTCTCCCAAAGCCAAAGCGCTGAAGAGCGCCACCCTGAGGAGGAGAAAAAGAACCCTCCCGCACCTGCGCACGCCACATCCGGAGGAGACGCTCAGCCCCGTGACCACGCCCACCGACGAGGAGGTCGTTCACAGAATCAAACACGTAGCAG GCTCCACCCAAACGAGACACACCCCTGAACACGCTCCAGGCTTTGGGGCCTTCTGCAGCGTCTCCAGATTGCTGCTCGTCGTCAGTCTTGT TCTGGTGCTCCTGGTGTTCCTGAACATGATGCTCTTCTATAAGCTGTGGATGCTGGAGGACTCCGCCCAGAGCCTGATGACCTGGCAGGGACTGCGCTTAGACGAGAG caaattcccacagtcacagGTGGAATGGGCTCAGCTTCTGGAATCTCAACAGCGCTTCCATGAGGCCGAGCTGCAGAAATGGAGAGAGATCATCAAATCGTCAGTGCTGCTGCTggaccag ATGAAGGACTCTCTGCTGGGTCTCCAGAGAGGCGTGAGTTTAAGAGACTGCAGCTCGGACTCAGACGAGAAGCCGACCCATTACGGCTGA
- the LOC134322890 gene encoding protein Aster-B-like isoform X1 has protein sequence MRGFKLACTASNSTRSSPACSPVLRKRCRSPTVPSLEGENMVEKGSESTDTSKSPSTPEQLVARTYSSQSTRSSSKNSKKSQSWYNVLSPTYKQRNEDFRKLFKQLPDTERLIVDYSCALQRDILLQGRLYLSENWICFYSNIFRWETLLTVRLKDICFMTKEKTARLIPNAIQVCTDTEKHFFTSFGARDRTYMMTFRLWQNALLDKPLCPKELWHFVHQCYGNELGLTSDDEDYVPPDDDLNTMGYSEEIPVEDNDVNDNTSKSSGDNKQDGSPPSQKRSITHSTTPPSSTDMPMSVSTFDISPEEYTDCLPDPELLALPLLSEERNCESTAGQIGPVPLASLDFNDNEDIPTELSDSSDTHDDEVEVQAFHDDLNGRQYINEVYKFGVDTMYAFLFTESQFMTDFMEQRRFTDVVFHPWKKGDAGNQRREIMYTISLSNPLAPKTATVCETQTLYKASQENECYIIDAEVVTRDVPYHDYFYTLNRYALTRVAKNKCRLRVSTELRYRKQPWGLVKGFIEKNFWSGLDENFRSLELELAKAEDLLLEAHRPSPKAKALKSATLRRRKRTLPHLRTPHPEETLSPVTTPTDEEVVHRIKHVAGSTQTRHTPEHAPGFGAFCSVSRLLLVVSLVLVLLVFLNMMLFYKLWMLEDSAQSLMTWQGLRLDESKFPQSQVEWAQLLESQQRFHEAELQKWREIIKSSVLLLDQMKDSLLGLQRGVSLRDCSSDSDEKPTHYG, from the exons CACTGCCAGTAATTCCACCCGGAGCAGTCCCGCTTGCTCTCCGGTGCTGAGGAAGCGCTGTCGCTCGCCCACTGTGCCCAGTCTGGAGGGAGAGAACATGGTGGAGAAGGGCTCCGAGAGCACCGACACCTCCAAGTCACCCTCCACCCCGGAGCAGCTGGTCGCCCGAACGTACTCGTCTCAGTCCACGCGGAGCAGCTCCAAAAACTCCAAG aaAAGCCAGAGCTGGTACAAC GTTCTCAGTCCCACCTACAAGCAGAGAAATGAAGACTTCAGGAAGCTTTTCAAACAGCTGCCGGACACCGAGCGCCTCATCGTGG ATTATTCGTGCGCTCTGCAGAGGGACATCCTCCTGCAGGGCCGACTCTACCTTTCCGAGAACTGGATCTGTTTCTATAGCAACATCTTCCGCTGGGAGACTCTG CTGACGGTGCGTCTGAAGGACATCTGCTTCATGACGAAAGAGAAGACGGCGCGTCTCATCCCCAACGCCATCCAGGTGTGCACGGATACCGAGAAG CACTTTTTCACCTCGTTCGGGGCGAGGGACAGGACGTACATGATGACGTTCCGTCTCTGGCAGAATGCCCTGCTGGATAAG CCTCTGTGTCCTAAGGAGCTGTGGCACTTCGTCCATCAGTGCTACGGCAACGAGCTCGGACTGACCAGTGATGATGAGGACTACGTGCCCCCTGATGATGACCTCAACACCATGGG gtaCTCTGAGGAGATTCCAGTAGAAGACAATGACGTGAATGATAACACGTCTAAGAGCAGCGGAGACAATAAGCAGGACGGAAGCCCACCATCACAGAAGAGATCCATCACACACTCCACCACTCCACCCAGCAGCACCGACATGCCCATGTCTGTTAGTact TTCGATATCTCTCCTGAGGAGTACACGGACTGCCTGCCGGACCCGGAGCTCTTAGCACTGCCCCTACTGTCCGAGGAGAGGAACTGCGAGTCCACCGCGGGGCAGATAGGCCCCGTTCCCTTGGCCTCGCTCGACTTCAACGATAACGAAGACATTCCCACCGAACTCAGCGATTCATCCGACACACACGACGACG aagtGGAGGTGCAGGCGTTCCACGACGACCTGAACGGGCGCCAGTACATCAACGAGGTGTATAAGTTCGGCGTGGACACCATGTACGCGTTCCTCTTCACCGAGTCACAGTTCATGACTGACTTCATGGAGCAGAGAAGATTCACAG ACGTGGTGTTTCACCCGTGGAAGAAAGGCGACGCCGGGAACCAGAGGAGAGAGATCATGTACACCATCTCGCTGTCCAACCCTCTCGCTCCCAAAACCGCCACCGTCTGTGAGACTCAG ACTCTGTACAAGGCCAGCCAGGAGAACGAGTGCTACATCATCGACGCGGAGGTGGTCACGCGCGACGTTCCGTATCACGACTACTTCTACACGCTGAACCGCTACGCGCTGACACGCGTGGCCAAGAACAAGTGCCGCCTCAG GGTCTCGACAGAGCTGCGCTACAGGAAGCAGCCGTGGGGACTGGTGAAGGGGTTCATCGAGAAAAACTTCTGGAGTGGACTGGACGAGAACTTCAGGAGCCTGG AGCTTGAGCTGGCCAAAGCGGAAGACCTGCTGCTAGAAGCGCACAGGCCGTCTCCCAAAGCCAAAGCGCTGAAGAGCGCCACCCTGAGGAGGAGAAAAAGAACCCTCCCGCACCTGCGCACGCCACATCCGGAGGAGACGCTCAGCCCCGTGACCACGCCCACCGACGAGGAGGTCGTTCACAGAATCAAACACGTAGCAG GCTCCACCCAAACGAGACACACCCCTGAACACGCTCCAGGCTTTGGGGCCTTCTGCAGCGTCTCCAGATTGCTGCTCGTCGTCAGTCTTGT TCTGGTGCTCCTGGTGTTCCTGAACATGATGCTCTTCTATAAGCTGTGGATGCTGGAGGACTCCGCCCAGAGCCTGATGACCTGGCAGGGACTGCGCTTAGACGAGAG caaattcccacagtcacagGTGGAATGGGCTCAGCTTCTGGAATCTCAACAGCGCTTCCATGAGGCCGAGCTGCAGAAATGGAGAGAGATCATCAAATCGTCAGTGCTGCTGCTggaccag ATGAAGGACTCTCTGCTGGGTCTCCAGAGAGGCGTGAGTTTAAGAGACTGCAGCTCGGACTCAGACGAGAAGCCGACCCATTACGGCTGA